The following are encoded together in the Arcticibacterium luteifluviistationis genome:
- the ilvN gene encoding acetolactate synthase small subunit has translation MKTYTICVFTENSIGLLNKITIIFTRRRLNIESLTVSETERKGVSRFTIVIKHDQREAVEKLVRQIRKVVEVLAVFGYLNEDIVYNEIAMFKIPTPLDSTPLDMETINRVHKAYLVYWGLDYMVLQKTGTEEEIFDFFKYIKPFGILEFIRSGRIAVGKTPKGLVEYLPEDTEWEYLV, from the coding sequence ATGAAGACATATACTATATGCGTATTTACGGAGAATAGCATCGGCTTGTTAAACAAGATTACGATTATTTTCACACGCAGAAGATTGAATATTGAGAGTTTGACTGTTTCTGAAACAGAAAGAAAGGGCGTCTCTCGTTTTACCATTGTTATTAAGCATGACCAGCGTGAAGCTGTAGAGAAACTGGTAAGACAGATTAGAAAAGTAGTGGAGGTTTTAGCTGTTTTTGGTTACCTGAATGAAGATATCGTTTATAATGAAATAGCGATGTTTAAAATTCCTACGCCTTTAGATTCTACGCCTTTGGATATGGAAACTATAAACCGTGTTCATAAAGCTTATTTAGTTTATTGGGGACTAGATTATATGGTACTTCAAAAGACAGGAACGGAGGAGGAGATTTTTGATTTCTTCAAATACATTAAGCCTTTCGGGATTTTAGAGTTTATTCGTTCAGGAAGAATTGCGGTGGGTAAAACACCTAAAGGATTGGTAGAATATCTGCCAGAAGATACAGAGTGGGAGTATTTGGTATAG
- a CDS encoding DUF6702 family protein, translated as MKFNPSSNSFEITMRVFTDDFQRAIEESSGKTSVILSDEEFEPFIKKYIRKHFAFVKGKDVKFAHYLGIEAEPDASWIYLELPYSKELESYSILNTVLMELFDDQNNLLNVLKNDARHTLIFAKDSKLQSFPL; from the coding sequence ATGAAATTTAATCCCTCATCTAACTCTTTTGAGATTACGATGAGGGTTTTTACTGATGACTTTCAGCGGGCAATAGAAGAAAGTAGTGGTAAGACGAGTGTGATTCTTAGTGATGAGGAGTTTGAGCCGTTTATAAAAAAGTATATTCGCAAGCACTTTGCTTTTGTAAAAGGAAAGGACGTTAAGTTTGCCCATTACCTCGGAATAGAAGCTGAGCCAGATGCCTCATGGATATATTTAGAGTTGCCTTATTCTAAAGAATTAGAAAGCTACAGTATTCTCAATACTGTTTTAATGGAGTTATTTGACGACCAAAATAACCTTTTGAATGTCCTAAAAAATGATGCTAGGCACACACTGATATTTGCAAAGGATTCCAAATTGCAAAGCTTTCCTCTGTAA
- the rseP gene encoding RIP metalloprotease RseP — MEGLIMAGQLLLGLTVLVGLHEWGHFIAARIFGIRVNKFYIFFDFLFPLPNVLNFALWKKKKGDTEYGLGWFPMGGYVDIEGMIDETKDASKLAEEPQPYEFRAKPAWQRLIVMLGGVIVNIVLGVLIFWGMTYKAGDNYLSMDEVNKLGIVAHPIAEEIGLKTGDKIIGVAGNKIENFSEAMGSDVVLGENVYYTVERDGKSIEIPIPNDLYEKLSDEESEGFIDALQTFSVGEIVPDMPAEDSGLEEGDRILSFNGENVTYYHQFSALAAKNSGKEIELAVKRGDDTVTIKPTLTEDGKLGFQSVPDLNYSHVDLGVGQAFVMGSGRAFSVITDNIKGFKKIFTGQVSAGKALAGPVGIARKFYGGVWDWTRFWMITGMLSMALAFMNLLPIPALDGGHAVLLIYEMISGRQPSPKFMERTQQIGMVILLGLLAYIMFNDTMQALF, encoded by the coding sequence ATGGAAGGATTAATTATGGCTGGTCAGCTTTTGCTTGGCCTTACTGTTTTGGTAGGATTACACGAGTGGGGGCATTTTATTGCTGCTAGAATCTTCGGTATCCGTGTAAACAAGTTTTACATATTTTTTGATTTCTTATTTCCACTGCCAAACGTTTTAAACTTTGCACTATGGAAAAAGAAAAAAGGCGATACAGAGTATGGCCTTGGATGGTTTCCAATGGGTGGTTATGTAGACATTGAAGGTATGATTGATGAGACAAAAGATGCCTCAAAACTTGCTGAAGAACCACAACCTTATGAGTTTAGAGCTAAGCCAGCTTGGCAAAGACTAATTGTAATGCTTGGTGGTGTTATAGTTAATATAGTTTTAGGTGTTCTTATTTTTTGGGGAATGACTTACAAGGCCGGTGATAATTACCTGTCAATGGACGAAGTCAATAAGTTGGGCATAGTAGCTCATCCTATAGCTGAAGAAATTGGCCTAAAAACCGGTGATAAGATTATTGGAGTAGCAGGAAATAAAATCGAAAACTTTTCTGAAGCCATGGGCTCAGATGTGGTTTTAGGAGAGAATGTTTATTATACTGTTGAAAGAGACGGTAAGTCAATTGAAATTCCGATTCCAAATGATTTATATGAGAAACTTTCTGATGAAGAGAGCGAAGGCTTTATTGATGCTTTGCAAACTTTTAGCGTAGGAGAGATAGTTCCAGATATGCCTGCAGAAGATTCTGGATTAGAGGAAGGGGATAGAATACTTAGTTTTAATGGAGAGAATGTTACTTACTATCATCAGTTTTCAGCCTTAGCGGCTAAGAACTCTGGAAAGGAAATAGAACTAGCTGTAAAGCGAGGAGATGATACTGTAACTATAAAACCTACACTAACAGAAGATGGTAAATTAGGATTTCAATCTGTTCCTGACTTAAACTATAGTCATGTAGACTTAGGTGTGGGTCAAGCTTTTGTAATGGGTTCTGGTAGAGCGTTTTCTGTTATTACTGATAATATTAAAGGGTTCAAAAAGATTTTCACGGGTCAGGTTTCTGCTGGAAAAGCATTAGCAGGTCCTGTAGGGATTGCAAGAAAGTTTTATGGTGGTGTTTGGGACTGGACTAGGTTCTGGATGATTACTGGTATGCTTTCTATGGCTTTGGCTTTTATGAACTTATTGCCAATTCCTGCTTTGGATGGTGGACATGCAGTGTTATTGATTTATGAAATGATTTCTGGAAGGCAGCCTTCTCCTAAATTTATGGAACGTACCCAACAGATAGGAATGGTGATTTTGCTAGGGCTTCTAGCTTATATAATGTTCAATGATACTATGCAAGCACTCTTCTAA
- the ilvA gene encoding threonine ammonia-lyase has translation MKLPELDNIYTAAELLTGIVTHTPLQHNLNLSEKLGANIYLKREDLQLVRSYKLRGAYNKMASLSKDVLEKGVICASAGNHAQGVAWACHKLKTKGTIFMPTTTPAQKIKQVKFFGGTWIDIQLVGDSFDDASVEAKEYTTKSGGTFIHPFDDLQVIEGQGTVGLEIFKDADFKIDYVLFAIGGGGLASGISTVFSQLSPRTKLIGVEPSGAAAMKASIDADELVVLEEMDKFVDGAAVAKVGEITFDICKKSLSKVILVPEGKVCSVILDLYSEEAIVAEPAGALSIAALSEVQDEIKGKNVVCIIGGGNNDILRMEEIRERSLIYEGLKHYFIIRFAQRAGAMKEFLDDVLSPTDDIVFFEYSKKTARERGPAMVGIIIKKREDFDGLVQRMVDARIKYTYINDKPELFEFLV, from the coding sequence ATGAAACTTCCAGAATTAGATAATATATATACCGCTGCAGAACTACTGACAGGCATAGTTACGCACACTCCTTTACAGCATAATTTAAACCTTTCGGAAAAGTTAGGGGCTAATATTTATTTAAAACGTGAGGACTTGCAGTTGGTGCGTTCATATAAACTAAGAGGTGCATATAACAAAATGGCCTCCCTTAGCAAAGATGTTTTAGAGAAAGGGGTAATATGTGCATCGGCAGGAAATCATGCTCAGGGCGTAGCGTGGGCCTGCCATAAATTAAAGACGAAGGGTACTATTTTTATGCCTACCACCACACCAGCCCAAAAAATAAAACAAGTAAAGTTTTTCGGTGGAACATGGATAGATATTCAATTGGTTGGAGACTCTTTTGATGACGCTTCTGTAGAAGCAAAGGAATATACCACTAAATCTGGTGGAACATTTATTCACCCTTTTGATGATTTACAAGTTATAGAAGGTCAAGGGACAGTGGGCCTTGAAATTTTTAAGGATGCTGATTTTAAAATTGATTATGTTTTGTTCGCAATAGGTGGCGGAGGTTTAGCTTCTGGTATCTCTACCGTTTTTAGCCAGTTAAGTCCCAGAACCAAGCTTATTGGGGTGGAGCCATCTGGAGCAGCAGCCATGAAGGCATCTATTGATGCTGATGAGCTTGTTGTTTTGGAAGAAATGGACAAGTTTGTAGATGGAGCTGCCGTGGCAAAAGTAGGGGAGATAACCTTTGATATTTGTAAGAAGAGTCTGTCAAAAGTCATTCTTGTACCGGAGGGAAAAGTCTGTTCCGTGATTTTAGATTTATACAGTGAAGAGGCTATTGTGGCAGAGCCAGCAGGGGCTTTAAGCATTGCCGCACTTTCTGAGGTACAAGACGAAATAAAAGGGAAGAATGTAGTTTGTATTATAGGTGGCGGCAATAACGATATCCTCAGGATGGAGGAAATACGGGAGCGTTCGCTAATATATGAGGGCTTAAAGCACTATTTCATTATACGCTTTGCTCAAAGAGCAGGAGCCATGAAAGAGTTTTTAGATGATGTACTTAGTCCAACAGATGATATTGTGTTTTTCGAATATTCCAAAAAGACGGCTAGAGAAAGAGGACCAGCAATGGTAGGAATCATTATCAAAAAAAGGGAGGATTTTGATGGCCTCGTCCAAAGGATGGTGGATGCTAGGATAAAATATACCTACATCAATGACAAGCCAGAGTTGTTTGAGTTTTTGGTTTGA
- a CDS encoding YpdA family putative bacillithiol disulfide reductase, translated as MTETDIIIVGAGPIGLACGIEAKKNGLSYVIIEKGALVNSLYNYPLNMTFFSTSERLEIGNVPFMTVNSKPTRTEALEYYRRVTSQWSLNVKLFESVENIKANGDEYIVKTSKSEYKSSNVIICTGFYDIPHLMDVPGEDLPKVTHYYKDPNFYAFQKVLVVGASNSAVDAAMETWRKGADVTIVVREKEIGQRVKYWVKPDIENRIKEGSIKAYFSSSIDSITDNTVSIKTPEGIKTIDNDWVIAMTGYQPNLAFLEKIGINLSKDKIMKPEYSETSMETNMPNVYLAGVVCGGMNTHSLFIENSRVHAEQIVQSILNKR; from the coding sequence ATGACAGAAACGGATATAATAATAGTAGGTGCAGGTCCAATAGGCCTAGCTTGCGGAATTGAGGCTAAAAAAAATGGCCTCTCTTACGTAATTATTGAAAAAGGGGCTTTGGTTAATTCACTTTATAATTACCCCTTAAACATGACTTTTTTCAGCACATCTGAAAGGCTGGAAATTGGCAATGTTCCGTTTATGACCGTAAACTCAAAACCTACACGTACTGAAGCTTTAGAATATTATAGAAGAGTGACAAGTCAGTGGAGTCTTAATGTCAAGCTTTTTGAAAGCGTAGAAAACATTAAAGCTAATGGAGACGAGTATATTGTCAAAACCTCAAAATCGGAATACAAGAGCTCCAACGTCATCATCTGTACTGGTTTTTATGACATACCGCACTTAATGGACGTACCCGGCGAAGACCTCCCTAAAGTCACTCACTATTATAAAGACCCTAACTTTTATGCATTTCAAAAGGTTTTGGTAGTAGGAGCAAGTAACTCTGCCGTAGATGCTGCCATGGAAACGTGGAGAAAGGGTGCAGATGTAACCATAGTGGTTAGAGAAAAAGAAATAGGTCAGCGTGTAAAATATTGGGTAAAACCAGACATTGAAAATAGAATAAAAGAAGGCTCCATAAAAGCCTACTTTTCATCTAGCATTGACAGTATCACTGACAATACGGTGTCTATTAAAACTCCAGAAGGTATAAAAACCATTGACAATGATTGGGTAATAGCTATGACTGGCTATCAACCAAACCTAGCTTTTTTAGAGAAAATAGGCATCAATCTATCAAAAGACAAAATCATGAAACCAGAATACAGCGAAACAAGCATGGAAACTAATATGCCTAATGTGTATTTAGCAGGTGTGGTATGTGGTGGCATGAACACGCATAGCCTATTCATTGAGAACTCTAGGGTACATGCTGAACAAATAGTACAGTCAATATTGAATAAAAGATAA
- a CDS encoding S41 family peptidase, whose translation MQKIKNSKFTIRIPIIVAITLVAGIQIGAKFFGNQNMVGDVIKSSSKFKEILTYIDRSYVDPVDTDSLAEYGITKMLEKLDPHTAYLPAKEAQLAMSELQNGFDGIGVEFNVFNDTVYVVTPLSGGPSEEVGILSGDAILEANDVDLTGEQLNTRLIFNTLRGERGTEVKMKIKRKGFKEPLEFTVLRDKIPTYSVDASYLMEDGITGYIKINRFSETTYDEFLAGLKGLKSEGMTQLVLDLRGNPGGYLERATAIADEFISGNDVLVYTDGKDDRNDRKMYARHKGVFEKGALVVLVDEGSASASEIVSGALQDYDRALIIGRRTFGKGLVQAPISLSDGSELRLTISRYYIPSGRSIQKPYTSGDLQDYYGELNERSEHGEFFSADSIKNDVKNQYKTMGGRTVYGGGGITPDVFVSRDTTHISRYLMELYGTNIIREYALEYSNDNADKLNKMPFNSFLKSFNVTDAMLKEIIKKGESLGIEYVAKDYAKSKSFIQGQVKALIARSIWKDTNGLSNSFYKVIGKDDEMLKAAMSHFEEAKNLGK comes from the coding sequence ATGCAAAAGATAAAAAATAGTAAGTTCACTATCCGAATTCCGATTATTGTAGCAATAACCTTAGTTGCCGGTATTCAAATAGGTGCAAAATTCTTCGGCAACCAAAACATGGTTGGCGATGTAATCAAGTCTTCCAGTAAGTTCAAGGAAATTCTAACTTACATAGATAGAAGTTATGTAGACCCTGTTGACACAGATTCTCTTGCAGAATACGGCATCACCAAGATGTTAGAAAAACTTGACCCACACACAGCATACCTTCCTGCCAAAGAAGCCCAATTGGCTATGTCGGAACTTCAAAATGGTTTTGATGGAATTGGTGTAGAGTTTAATGTTTTTAACGACACTGTTTATGTCGTTACACCACTTTCAGGAGGACCGTCTGAAGAGGTTGGAATATTAAGTGGTGATGCTATTTTAGAAGCGAACGACGTGGATTTAACTGGAGAGCAACTTAACACCCGTTTAATATTCAATACCCTTAGAGGAGAGCGAGGAACAGAGGTTAAAATGAAAATTAAGCGTAAGGGCTTCAAAGAGCCTTTAGAATTCACTGTTTTAAGAGACAAAATACCTACTTACTCGGTGGATGCATCTTACCTCATGGAGGATGGAATAACTGGTTATATAAAAATCAATAGATTCTCAGAAACTACATATGATGAATTCTTAGCAGGTCTTAAAGGGTTAAAAAGTGAGGGCATGACCCAACTAGTCTTAGATTTAAGAGGAAACCCTGGCGGATACCTAGAACGAGCTACAGCTATAGCCGATGAGTTTATCTCCGGAAACGACGTACTTGTGTATACTGACGGAAAAGACGACCGTAACGACCGTAAAATGTACGCCAGGCATAAGGGAGTCTTCGAGAAAGGTGCTTTAGTAGTTCTAGTAGATGAAGGAAGTGCATCAGCATCTGAAATTGTTTCTGGAGCCTTACAAGATTATGATAGAGCCTTAATTATAGGAAGAAGAACTTTTGGAAAAGGTTTAGTGCAAGCACCAATTTCTTTATCAGATGGCTCAGAATTAAGATTGACAATTTCTAGGTACTATATTCCATCAGGAAGAAGTATTCAAAAACCATATACTTCAGGCGATTTGCAAGATTACTATGGCGAATTAAACGAAAGAAGCGAGCACGGTGAATTTTTCTCAGCGGATAGCATCAAAAATGACGTTAAAAACCAATACAAGACGATGGGCGGAAGAACCGTTTATGGTGGCGGCGGAATTACTCCTGATGTTTTTGTGAGCAGAGACACTACACATATTAGCAGGTATCTCATGGAGCTATACGGCACTAATATTATTAGAGAATATGCCTTGGAATATTCGAATGATAATGCTGACAAGCTAAACAAAATGCCTTTCAACAGTTTCCTTAAAAGTTTTAACGTAACTGACGCGATGCTTAAAGAAATCATCAAAAAAGGAGAGTCTTTAGGCATTGAGTATGTAGCCAAAGACTATGCGAAGTCAAAGAGCTTTATTCAAGGGCAAGTAAAAGCCTTAATTGCAAGAAGTATTTGGAAAGACACAAATGGTCTTAGCAACTCTTTCTATAAGGTAATTGGAAAGGATGATGAAATGCTAAAAGCTGCAATGAGTCATTTTGAAGAAGCAAAAAACTTAGGAAAATAA
- a CDS encoding MarR family winged helix-turn-helix transcriptional regulator, with product MKKEETIDFHIKWTWHAVSRMYNVYAAQNDMTMSIGYVLLNIDLEHGTPATKIGPSIGMEPRSLTRMLKSLEAKGWIYRETDVKDKRFVNVFLTEKGKAKRSFAREGVIAFNNAINEVIPQKDLTVFIEVLDKIKETVEKQASDPKAGIMALDLA from the coding sequence ATGAAGAAAGAAGAAACAATAGACTTCCATATTAAATGGACTTGGCACGCTGTTTCCAGGATGTACAATGTTTATGCGGCTCAAAATGACATGACAATGTCTATAGGCTATGTACTCCTGAATATAGACTTAGAACACGGTACACCAGCTACCAAGATAGGTCCATCTATTGGTATGGAGCCAAGAAGCTTGACGCGAATGCTAAAGTCTTTGGAAGCCAAAGGTTGGATTTATAGAGAGACCGATGTAAAAGACAAGCGTTTTGTGAATGTATTTTTAACGGAAAAAGGAAAGGCAAAACGTTCTTTTGCAAGAGAGGGTGTTATCGCTTTTAATAATGCTATAAATGAGGTTATACCACAAAAGGATTTAACGGTCTTTATTGAGGTGTTAGATAAAATTAAAGAAACCGTAGAAAAGCAAGCATCTGACCCAAAAGCGGGAATAATGGCATTAGATTTGGCGTAA
- the ilvC gene encoding ketol-acid reductoisomerase, with translation MAKLNFGGVEEEVVTREEFPLEKAREILSDQTIAVIGYGVQGPGQAMNMRDNGLNVIVGQRKGKTFDKAVADGWVPGETLFEIEEALAKGTIICYLLSDAAQIELWPTVKKHLTPGKSLYFSHGFGITYKEKTGIVPPADVDVFLTAPKGSGTSLRRLFVAGKGLNSSFAVYQDATGNARNKCIAMGIGVGSGYLFETNFYNEVTSDLTGERGTLMGCIQGIFAAQYEVLRANGHSPSEAFNETVEELTQSLMPLVAENGMDWMYANCSTTAQRGALDWWKPFRDATKPVFEKLYESVKSQNEAEISITRNSQSDYREKLEIELAELRDSEMWRAGKTVRSLRPENA, from the coding sequence ATGGCAAAGTTAAATTTTGGTGGTGTTGAAGAGGAAGTTGTAACAAGAGAAGAATTTCCTTTAGAAAAAGCAAGAGAAATCCTTAGCGATCAAACTATCGCTGTAATTGGTTACGGTGTACAAGGTCCTGGTCAAGCAATGAACATGAGAGACAATGGTCTTAATGTGATTGTAGGTCAGCGTAAGGGTAAAACATTTGATAAAGCAGTGGCTGACGGATGGGTTCCTGGCGAAACTTTATTTGAAATTGAAGAAGCTCTTGCAAAGGGTACAATTATCTGTTATTTACTTTCAGATGCGGCTCAAATTGAACTTTGGCCTACCGTTAAGAAGCACCTTACTCCAGGTAAGTCGCTTTATTTCTCTCATGGTTTTGGTATTACTTATAAAGAGAAAACAGGTATCGTTCCTCCAGCAGATGTAGATGTATTCTTAACAGCACCTAAAGGTTCTGGAACATCTCTTCGTCGTTTATTCGTAGCAGGAAAAGGTTTGAACTCTTCTTTTGCAGTTTACCAAGACGCTACGGGTAATGCTCGTAACAAATGTATCGCTATGGGTATTGGTGTTGGTTCTGGATATTTATTCGAAACTAACTTCTATAACGAAGTAACATCTGACCTTACTGGTGAGCGTGGAACTTTGATGGGATGTATCCAAGGTATATTCGCAGCTCAGTACGAAGTATTAAGAGCAAATGGTCACTCTCCATCTGAGGCTTTCAATGAAACAGTAGAAGAGCTTACTCAGTCTCTTATGCCTTTAGTAGCTGAAAACGGAATGGATTGGATGTATGCTAACTGTTCTACTACAGCTCAGCGTGGTGCACTAGACTGGTGGAAGCCTTTCCGTGATGCTACTAAGCCAGTTTTTGAGAAACTTTACGAATCTGTAAAATCACAAAACGAAGCTGAAATTTCTATTACACGTAACTCTCAATCAGATTACCGTGAGAAATTAGAAATCGAATTGGCTGAACTTCGTGACTCTGAAATGTGGAGAGCTGGTAAAACAGTAAGAAGTCTTCGTCCAGAGAATGCTTAA
- a CDS encoding 3'-5' exonuclease, with product MDPLLFNILFLDIETAALYKTYEELPDRFKPLWDKKASYLKNDESLTSAEIYNERAAIYSEFGQVICIGIGGLYMNENKELSLKTKVLSANSEKELLQQFSEIVDRHKAKNSLQLCAHNGKEFDFPYLSRRMLINGLKLPDALDLGGKKPWEINHIDTMELWKFGDYKKFTSLDLLAAVFDIPSSKSDISGADVNRVYHEENDLEKIKEYCGRDVGVLAQLYLKMKGLDFKI from the coding sequence ATGGATCCACTACTTTTTAACATACTTTTTCTAGATATAGAAACCGCTGCTCTCTATAAAACTTATGAAGAGCTACCCGACAGATTTAAACCTCTTTGGGACAAAAAAGCTTCATACTTAAAAAACGACGAATCCCTTACTTCTGCCGAGATATACAATGAGCGAGCAGCCATTTACTCCGAATTTGGTCAGGTAATCTGCATTGGCATTGGCGGACTTTACATGAATGAGAACAAAGAGCTAAGTCTTAAGACCAAAGTTTTAAGTGCTAACTCTGAAAAAGAACTTCTACAGCAGTTTTCTGAAATAGTAGATAGACACAAGGCCAAAAACTCTCTCCAGCTCTGTGCCCATAACGGTAAAGAGTTTGACTTCCCTTATTTATCTCGCCGAATGCTTATAAATGGCCTAAAACTGCCTGATGCTTTAGATTTAGGTGGCAAGAAACCATGGGAGATAAACCATATTGACACTATGGAACTATGGAAGTTTGGCGACTATAAGAAATTCACTTCATTAGATTTATTAGCCGCAGTTTTTGATATCCCAAGCAGTAAATCAGACATTTCTGGGGCTGATGTAAACCGTGTTTATCACGAAGAGAATGATTTAGAAAAGATTAAGGAGTATTGTGGAAGGGATGTCGGTGTTTTGGCTCAGCTTTATTTGAAGATGAAGGGACTTGATTTCAAAATATGA
- the nadA gene encoding quinolinate synthase NadA has protein sequence MIATEIDYVAEIARLKKEKNAVILAHYYQTSDIQDVADYIGDSLGLSQQAAKTEADVIVFAGVRFMAETAKILSPKKKVILPDINAGCSLEESAPADKFLAFKKQHPEAVVISYVNCSAELKTLTDIVCTSTNAIKIVESVPKDKQIIFAPDKNLGDYLNRKTGRDMILWDGACMVHEAFSADMIAALKAKHPDATIIAHPESEKPVLDNAEYIGSTTGLLKYTMNSPSKEFIVATESGILHQMKKASPDKIFHIAPTVKNGHACIACSDCPHMKLNTMEKLYRCLLEESPEINLSDDILTKAKAPIDKMLEISAKHGL, from the coding sequence ATGATAGCAACAGAAATTGATTACGTGGCTGAAATCGCCAGACTTAAAAAAGAGAAAAACGCGGTTATTTTAGCCCACTACTATCAAACTTCTGATATTCAAGATGTTGCTGATTATATTGGAGACAGCCTTGGTCTTTCGCAGCAAGCCGCAAAAACCGAAGCCGATGTTATCGTTTTTGCCGGTGTTAGATTTATGGCCGAAACTGCCAAAATTCTTTCGCCTAAAAAGAAAGTCATCTTACCTGATATTAATGCAGGCTGCTCTTTGGAAGAGTCTGCTCCTGCAGATAAATTTCTAGCATTCAAAAAGCAGCATCCAGAAGCAGTGGTTATCTCATATGTCAACTGCTCTGCTGAGCTCAAAACATTGACTGATATTGTTTGTACGAGTACTAATGCAATAAAAATTGTAGAAAGTGTCCCTAAAGACAAACAAATCATTTTTGCACCAGACAAAAACTTGGGAGACTACCTAAACCGGAAAACTGGTAGAGATATGATTTTATGGGACGGGGCTTGCATGGTTCATGAAGCGTTCTCGGCCGACATGATTGCTGCTTTAAAAGCAAAACATCCTGACGCCACCATCATTGCCCATCCAGAAAGTGAAAAACCAGTCTTAGACAACGCAGAATATATTGGCTCAACTACTGGTCTTTTAAAATATACTATGAACAGCCCCTCTAAGGAGTTCATTGTAGCCACCGAGTCTGGTATTCTTCATCAAATGAAGAAAGCTTCACCCGATAAAATATTTCATATAGCACCTACGGTCAAAAACGGGCACGCGTGTATCGCATGTTCTGACTGTCCGCATATGAAACTTAACACCATGGAAAAGCTTTACAGATGCCTTTTAGAAGAATCTCCTGAAATTAACCTTTCAGACGACATTCTTACAAAGGCAAAAGCACCTATTGACAAAATGTTGGAAATATCTGCAAAACACGGTTTATAA
- a CDS encoding leucine-rich repeat domain-containing protein: MTHTIRKGFLAGFTLLIFGVLFFTACKKKVEPVPNRAPEPFQVEVTLEEDGTTVNLNWSKAIDPDDDVVSYTVVLGDTLAKSLTDTTFRITDLGYDYIKDGKVIANDSAGLSSEVTFSVSTSENPFLAIPDVNFEKYLVDNKIDKDGKVNGKMAIEDTKGVTKIDCNSLGISSLEGIERFTDLQELYCFDNRLTSLDVNSNLNLKELSCDSTYLTSLDVSNNVNLEVLRCSVNSLTSLDVSKNLNLEELFFPYNSLTSLDVSKNVNLKALYSSGNSLSSLDVSNNVNLEILNCSVNSLTSLDVSRNVNLKILGCGVNFLTSLDLSKNLNLENLFCIFNSLTNLDLSKNGNLRYLSSRNNSELSTICVSDVAKAKAEEYWYKDETAEYKVCD, from the coding sequence ATGACACATACCATACGAAAAGGGTTTTTAGCAGGCTTTACGCTATTAATATTTGGGGTGCTGTTTTTTACAGCATGTAAGAAAAAAGTAGAGCCTGTTCCAAATCGAGCTCCAGAACCTTTTCAGGTGGAGGTTACTTTGGAAGAAGATGGAACCACAGTAAACCTAAACTGGAGCAAAGCCATAGATCCAGATGACGATGTAGTGAGCTATACGGTAGTTTTGGGAGATACTTTAGCTAAGAGCCTTACGGATACTACATTTAGAATAACGGACCTCGGCTATGACTATATCAAAGATGGCAAAGTGATAGCAAATGATTCTGCAGGATTAAGCAGCGAAGTTACTTTTTCAGTTAGTACTTCTGAAAATCCATTTCTTGCAATACCTGATGTTAATTTTGAGAAATATTTGGTAGATAATAAAATTGATAAGGATGGAAAGGTAAATGGCAAAATGGCCATAGAAGATACGAAGGGGGTTACAAAGATAGATTGTAACAGTTTGGGAATAAGTAGCCTTGAAGGTATTGAGAGGTTTACTGATTTGCAAGAGTTGTATTGCTTTGATAATCGACTTACCAGTTTAGATGTAAATAGTAATTTAAATCTAAAAGAGTTGTCTTGCGATTCTACTTATCTTACGAGTTTGGATGTGAGTAATAATGTAAACTTGGAGGTATTGCGTTGCAGTGTTAATTCCCTTACAAGTTTGGATGTAAGTAAAAATCTAAATTTGGAAGAATTGTTTTTCCCTTATAATTCCCTTACGAGTTTGGATGTAAGCAAAAATGTAAATTTGAAGGCATTGTATTCCAGTGGCAATTCCCTTTCAAGTTTGGATGTGAGTAATAATGTAAATTTGGAAATATTGAATTGTAGTGTTAATTCCCTTACAAGTTTGGATGTAAGCAGAAATGTAAATTTGAAGATATTGGGTTGCGGTGTTAATTTCCTTACAAGTTTGGATTTAAGCAAAAATCTAAATTTGGAAAACTTGTTTTGTATTTTTAATTCCCTCACGAATTTGGATTTAAGCAAAAATGGAAATTTGAGATATTTGTCCAGCCGAAATAATTCCGAATTAAGTACCATTTGTGTTTCGGATGTAGCTAAGGCAAAAGCAGAAGAATATTGGTACAAAGACGAAACCGCGGAGTATAAAGTGTGTGATTAA